Proteins from one Algicella marina genomic window:
- a CDS encoding glycosyltransferase family 87 protein, with translation MGAIRRIETRIRRQAAFAASIGLFLAVVIGEVGASLMAPDGLNYMPFGYDFPAFWVAARLFLTEGIAGVYDVEAFIALQLPLAPQESVLLWHYPPTYLAMVMPLGWLSYPVALLSFTTLGLALWAMTVRYYRAVPQPLGWVVLFGAPAVVLTLIQGQNGLIFAALSGLAFQARAKGRLWLAACLIALGLGKPHLSILVPVALIAARDWPLFWRCCVTCLGLLGAVTLLLGADVWLAALNNTPLLRVAMATGDLWAQQVTAYVALKMLGAGNGLALVAQAISAMVAIVAVADVWRRREVVADLKLAMLFLATLLVSPYAFRYDMVLTLLGLSLLAQVLLRRGMRPGDKLIMLLVWIAPALSPALAVALGLQIGPLVMALGVALCWREAVVERRLA, from the coding sequence ATGGGTGCAATCCGGCGGATCGAGACGCGGATCAGGCGTCAGGCAGCATTTGCAGCATCCATCGGGCTGTTTCTGGCAGTGGTGATCGGTGAGGTGGGTGCGTCGCTGATGGCGCCGGACGGCCTGAACTACATGCCGTTCGGCTATGACTTTCCGGCCTTCTGGGTGGCGGCGCGGCTGTTCCTGACGGAAGGCATTGCCGGGGTCTATGATGTCGAGGCCTTCATCGCGCTGCAACTGCCGCTGGCACCGCAGGAGTCGGTGTTGTTGTGGCACTACCCGCCGACCTATCTGGCCATGGTGATGCCGCTTGGCTGGTTGAGCTATCCGGTGGCGCTGCTGTCCTTCACGACACTGGGACTGGCCTTGTGGGCGATGACGGTGCGCTATTACCGGGCGGTGCCGCAGCCGCTGGGCTGGGTGGTGCTGTTCGGTGCGCCGGCGGTGGTGCTGACGCTTATTCAGGGCCAGAACGGCCTGATTTTCGCGGCGCTGAGCGGGCTGGCGTTTCAGGCGCGGGCAAAGGGCCGGCTGTGGCTGGCGGCGTGCCTGATCGCGCTGGGTCTCGGCAAGCCGCATCTGAGCATCCTTGTGCCGGTGGCGCTGATCGCGGCGCGGGACTGGCCGCTGTTCTGGCGCTGTTGCGTCACCTGCCTTGGGTTGCTGGGCGCCGTGACGCTGCTGCTGGGGGCGGATGTGTGGCTGGCGGCGCTGAACAACACGCCGCTGCTGCGCGTGGCGATGGCAACGGGCGACCTGTGGGCGCAGCAGGTGACGGCGTATGTGGCACTGAAGATGCTGGGTGCGGGCAACGGTCTGGCGCTGGTGGCGCAGGCGATTTCGGCCATGGTGGCGATTGTTGCCGTGGCAGACGTCTGGCGACGCCGGGAGGTGGTGGCAGACCTGAAGCTGGCCATGCTGTTTCTGGCGACGCTGTTGGTGTCGCCCTATGCATTTCGCTACGACATGGTGCTGACGCTGCTGGGGCTGTCGCTTCTGGCGCAGGTGCTGCTGAGGCGCGGGATGCGACCGGGAGACAAGCTGATCATGCTGCTGGTGTGGATTGCGCCGGCGCTTTCCCCGGCGCTGGCGGTGGCGCTCGGGCTGCAGATCGGGCCGTTGGTAATGGCGCTGGGCGTGGCGCTCTGCTGGCGGGAGGCGGTGGTTGAGCGGCGACTGGCCTGA
- a CDS encoding metallophosphoesterase family protein: protein MEVRDLGVLEGPVLLFGGPYSNLQALEALLAEAGRLGIPPERCICTGDLVAYCADPVAVAEQVRDLELPVVQGNCEVQLAAGASDCGCGFGENSVCDLLSRGWYAAADAAVGPELRQWMGGLPGRLVFTHAGRRWAVIHGGASQISRFLWAVSDAVDLADELATLEAEIGAVDGVIAGHCGIGFVREIGRHIWVNAGVIGMPPHDGLCETEFAVLDDDGVHLQRLAYDHGAAAAAMREAGLVQGYERALESGWWPSEDVLPMALRRR from the coding sequence ATGGAGGTGCGGGATCTGGGAGTGCTGGAGGGACCGGTGCTGCTGTTCGGCGGGCCATATTCAAACCTGCAAGCACTGGAGGCGCTGCTGGCGGAGGCGGGGCGGCTGGGTATTCCGCCGGAGCGCTGCATCTGCACCGGCGATCTGGTGGCCTATTGCGCCGACCCTGTAGCCGTAGCCGAGCAGGTGCGGGACCTGGAGCTGCCCGTAGTGCAGGGCAACTGCGAGGTGCAACTGGCGGCAGGGGCTTCGGACTGCGGCTGCGGCTTTGGCGAGAATAGCGTTTGCGACCTGCTGTCGCGCGGCTGGTACGCGGCCGCGGATGCGGCGGTCGGGCCGGAGTTGCGGCAGTGGATGGGCGGCCTGCCGGGACGGCTGGTGTTCACCCACGCGGGGCGGCGCTGGGCGGTGATCCACGGCGGAGCCTCGCAGATCAGCCGGTTCCTGTGGGCGGTGAGTGACGCAGTGGACCTGGCGGACGAACTTGCGACGTTGGAGGCCGAGATCGGGGCGGTGGACGGGGTGATCGCCGGACATTGCGGTATCGGGTTCGTGCGCGAGATCGGGCGGCACATTTGGGTGAACGCGGGTGTTATCGGCATGCCGCCGCATGACGGACTGTGCGAGACGGAATTCGCGGTGCTGGACGACGATGGCGTACATCTGCAGCGGTTGGCCTATGATCATGGCGCGGCCGCCGCGGCGATGCGGGAGGCAGGGCTGGTGCAGGGGTATGAGCGGGCGCTGGAGAGTGGTTGGTGGCCGAGCGAGGACGTGCTGCCGATGGCCTTGCGGCGCCGATAA
- a CDS encoding HlyC/CorC family transporter, producing MESEIASQFWDSALWLTIVAVLGLLCLSAFFSGSETALTAASRGKLHGLADKGTRGAQRALKLTEDNERLIGAILLGNNLVNILATSLATSMLTVIVGDSGVALATLVMTALVLIFAEVMPKTYAITNPEAAATRVAPVIAIVVRVLAPVVNTVRWIVRLILRLFGVETDPAANLLAAQEEIAGAIALHHSEGSVEKDDRDRLLGALDLKHREVEEIMLHRQNIEMIDADWPTQEILSHCLKSPYTRLPVFKEEPENIVGVIHAKDLLRAIDALTRGTKDGLASLENFQILDVAMEPYFVPDTTTLDDQMREFLRRKTHFALVVDEYGALQGLITLEDILEEIVGEISDEHDEEESEIRMAADGSVTVDGSTTIRDLNRACDWNLPDEEANTVAGLVIHETQTIPTRGQVFTFHGVRFEVMARERNQLTRLRLRRIGARVSAL from the coding sequence ATGGAATCTGAAATCGCATCACAATTTTGGGACAGCGCGCTGTGGCTGACCATCGTCGCCGTGCTCGGCCTGCTCTGTCTTTCCGCCTTCTTCTCCGGTTCCGAAACCGCGCTGACCGCCGCCTCCCGCGGCAAGCTGCACGGTCTGGCGGACAAAGGCACGCGCGGCGCCCAGCGGGCGCTGAAGCTGACCGAGGACAACGAACGTCTTATCGGCGCCATCCTGCTCGGCAACAACCTCGTCAACATTCTTGCCACCTCCCTAGCCACCTCGATGCTCACGGTCATCGTCGGCGACAGCGGCGTCGCCCTCGCCACCCTGGTGATGACGGCCCTCGTGCTGATCTTCGCCGAGGTCATGCCGAAGACCTACGCCATCACCAACCCCGAGGCCGCGGCCACCCGCGTCGCCCCCGTCATCGCCATTGTCGTCCGCGTCCTGGCACCCGTGGTCAACACCGTCCGCTGGATCGTCCGCCTCATCCTCCGCCTCTTCGGGGTGGAGACGGACCCGGCCGCCAACCTGCTCGCCGCACAGGAGGAGATCGCCGGCGCCATCGCCCTGCACCACTCCGAGGGCAGCGTCGAGAAGGACGACCGAGACCGTCTGCTCGGCGCGCTCGATCTCAAGCACCGCGAGGTGGAGGAGATCATGCTCCACCGCCAGAACATCGAGATGATCGACGCCGACTGGCCGACGCAGGAAATTCTCTCCCACTGCCTGAAAAGCCCCTACACCCGCCTGCCCGTCTTCAAGGAAGAACCGGAAAACATCGTTGGCGTCATCCACGCCAAGGATCTCCTGCGCGCCATCGACGCCCTCACGCGCGGCACCAAAGACGGCCTCGCCAGCCTCGAGAACTTCCAGATCCTGGACGTGGCGATGGAGCCCTACTTCGTCCCCGACACCACCACGCTCGACGACCAGATGCGCGAGTTCCTGCGCCGCAAGACACACTTCGCCCTCGTGGTCGACGAATACGGCGCCCTTCAGGGCCTGATCACGCTGGAAGACATCCTCGAAGAAATCGTCGGCGAAATCTCCGACGAACACGACGAGGAGGAATCGGAGATCCGCATGGCCGCCGACGGCTCCGTCACGGTCGATGGCTCCACCACCATCCGCGATCTCAACCGCGCGTGTGACTGGAACCTGCCCGATGAGGAAGCCAACACCGTCGCCGGGCTGGTCATCCACGAAACCCAGACAATCCCCACCCGTGGCCAGGTATTCACCTTCCACGGTGTCCGCTTCGAGGTGATGGCCCGCGAACGCAACCAACTCACCCGCCTGCGCCTGCGCCGCATTGGCGCGCGCGTCAGCGCCCTCTGA
- a CDS encoding helicase HerA-like domain-containing protein, with translation MSETDRIFVGGGGENYSDPQSLLLKYANRHGLIAGATGTGKTVTLQILAESFSAQGVPVFLADVKGDLSGLAVAGSPEAKLHDALIGRAETIGFGDYAYSDFPVVFWDMFGEKGHPVRTTISEMGPLLLSRLLELTEAQEGILNIAFRMSDEEGLPLLDLKDLQALLVWLGENAKDVGLRYGNISTASIGAIQRRLIVLENQGATQFFGEPALELSDMIHVSPGGQGRVNVLAADRLMASPRLYATFLLWLLSELFETLPEVGDPDKPKFVFFFDEAHLLFEDAPKALVNKVEQVARLIRSKGVGVYFITQNPDDVPSDILGQLGNRVQHALRAYTPRDQKALRAAAETFRPNPRFDTQDAIRDVGTGEALVSTLEKKGVPSVVERTLIRPPSSRLGPLDDAERKGIMASSPLTGLYDEMVDRESAFEKLRARAETAAEEAEREAAAAERAEEEEREFRNARRYDGSRSSSSSRSRSSRSDSIGETLVKEVIRTAGTRSGRKFLRGVMGSLFRGR, from the coding sequence ATGAGTGAGACGGACCGCATTTTTGTTGGTGGAGGTGGTGAAAACTACTCCGATCCACAATCGCTGCTTCTGAAATACGCCAACCGTCACGGGTTGATCGCCGGGGCGACCGGAACTGGCAAGACAGTTACTCTGCAAATTCTGGCCGAGAGCTTCTCGGCGCAGGGTGTGCCGGTGTTTCTTGCGGATGTGAAGGGCGACCTTTCGGGGTTGGCGGTTGCCGGATCGCCGGAAGCAAAGCTGCACGACGCACTGATCGGCCGGGCCGAGACGATCGGCTTCGGCGATTATGCCTATTCGGATTTCCCGGTCGTGTTCTGGGACATGTTCGGCGAGAAGGGCCACCCCGTGCGGACGACGATTTCCGAGATGGGGCCGCTGCTGCTCTCGCGGCTGCTGGAACTGACGGAGGCGCAGGAGGGCATTCTCAACATCGCGTTCCGGATGAGCGATGAAGAGGGCCTGCCGCTGTTGGACCTGAAGGACTTGCAGGCGCTGCTGGTCTGGCTGGGGGAGAACGCGAAGGATGTCGGGCTGCGCTACGGCAATATTTCCACCGCCTCTATCGGAGCGATCCAGCGGCGCTTGATCGTGCTGGAGAACCAGGGCGCGACGCAGTTCTTCGGGGAGCCCGCGCTGGAACTTTCGGACATGATCCATGTCTCGCCTGGTGGTCAGGGGCGGGTGAACGTGCTGGCGGCGGACCGGCTGATGGCCAGCCCCCGGCTCTATGCCACTTTCCTGCTGTGGCTGCTGTCGGAGCTGTTCGAGACGCTGCCGGAGGTGGGTGACCCGGACAAGCCGAAGTTCGTGTTCTTCTTCGACGAGGCACACCTGTTGTTCGAGGATGCGCCGAAGGCGCTGGTGAACAAGGTGGAGCAGGTGGCGCGGCTGATCCGCTCCAAGGGGGTGGGGGTTTATTTCATCACGCAGAACCCCGACGACGTGCCGAGCGATATCCTTGGGCAGTTGGGCAACCGCGTCCAGCACGCGCTGCGGGCCTATACGCCGCGCGACCAGAAGGCGTTGCGGGCGGCGGCGGAGACGTTCCGGCCGAACCCGCGGTTCGATACGCAGGACGCGATCCGCGATGTCGGCACCGGCGAGGCGCTGGTTTCGACGCTTGAGAAGAAGGGCGTGCCGAGCGTGGTGGAGCGCACGCTCATTCGCCCGCCGTCTTCGCGGCTGGGGCCGCTGGACGATGCGGAGCGGAAGGGGATCATGGCGTCTTCGCCGCTGACGGGCCTCTATGACGAGATGGTGGACCGGGAGAGCGCGTTCGAGAAGTTGCGGGCGCGGGCGGAGACGGCGGCGGAAGAAGCCGAACGCGAGGCGGCCGCGGCGGAGCGGGCGGAGGAAGAGGAACGCGAGTTTCGCAATGCCCGCCGCTATGACGGCAGCCGCAGCAGCAGCAGCAGCCGGTCCCGCTCCTCCCGCAGCGATTCCATTGGCGAGACGCTGGTGAAAGAGGTGATCCGCACCGCCGGCACACGATCTGGTCGGAAGTTCCTGCGCGGCGTGATGGGCAGCCTGTTCAGAGGGCGCTGA